tatatatataatatatatttgtatttcAATAAATGgtaaatgtatatatcttattaatttagtttaatttatttttcttcattacTATTTGACACATACGaatttttacataaaattatacatataataataatatatatttatatttcatatattttaagaaCTTCAATTTTGACAActattatctttttttctattaatACTTAACAAAAAAGGACAAAAATGTTTCTTTACAcaaatgtatttatataaacaattttaaaaataataacaaaatgtctatatatatatatatatatatatatatatatatatattattcccatatatgtttaaaattaacttttcttttttgcttattgtataaatatttacatcATATTTCTcttgtaaaaaaaaaaaaaagaaaaaaaaatatatataattattttaaaatataaatgaaaaattataatataatattataatatatattatatatatatatgataataatNNNNNNNNNNNNNNNNNNNNNNNNNNNNNNNNNNNNNNNNNNNNNNNNNNNNNNNNNNNNNNNNNNNNNNNNNNNNNNNNNNNNNNNNNNNNNNNNNNNNNNNNNNNNNNNNNNNNNNNNNNNNNNNNNNNNNNNNNNNNNNNNNNNNNNNNNNNNNNNNNNNNNNNNNNNNNNNNNNNNNNNNNNNNNNNNNNNNNNNNNNNNNNNNNNNNNNNNNNNNNNNNNNNNNNNNNNNNNNNNNNNNNNNNNNNNNNNNNNNNNNNNNNNNNNNNNNNNNNNNNNNNNNNNNNNNNNNNNNNNNNNNNNNNNNNNNNNNNNNNNNNNNNNNNNNNNNNNNNNNNNNNNNNNNNNNNNNNNNNNNNNNNNNNNNNNNNNNNNNNNNNNNNNNNNNNAAAATTTGTCTTCATTTCTCCAATATTTAAACATctcaaaaaaataaaatacacATGTGATTATATTTTTGCCAATTTCGAACGaacaataaaaaaggacccctgaaaaattaaagatatatatttttcattatattatatatacatacgtatgtttataaaattaaaaaaacatttgGTTATATGTTTTTCCTCACTATTGTTATAATCATAAGACTTAAAATTAGTCCAATTATAGAACACCTAAAAATAAAgcattttaaaaaaaattaacgaaaaaaaaaaatatatatatatataatatattcatataataatacatatgtatatatgtgaagcttctttctttttatttatataccAAATAATGGTAACTAATGTAAACACAGTCCAAAATATGTTAGGTGCATTTTTCTGGCAAGCACCAGATTTATTAATCTTCCCACacacacaaaaaaaaaaaaaaaaaaaaaaaaaaaaaataaagtatTAAGTATTAAGgatataatatgaatgtataattgaaaaaaaataattttacatATCATCAAAAAATTTACTTGAATAGTCCCAAAAAATGTCCATAGAAAACATATAAGCATTAAAACAATCTCAGAGAAAAActacataaaaaataatatatatatatatatatatatatgatactattcattatcataagatatatataaaactagaacatgttcatttttaataaatagTTTATTACTCCTTTGTTTTCCTTTAAATGTCTTTGAATTCTTTCaatgaaagaaaataaaaaaaaactcTTCGGCAATACAATTTTAttggatatatattaagaagattaacattttttaaatacatatttttctaattttttatattactaATAGGAGAGCTCCTATAACCCAAAGGCCTATAGGggaataaaaatgtataaattcatcaatacatacatatatatatatatatatatatatttatttatttattattacgTAAATATCCACCACAGCTTATGTTAATGTCTACTAATAAATTAATCAACATTATAATATCCACAACAATAATTAGAAGTCGTACTATGGTACCctaatgaataaataaaatactGTTTCATTTTATCTCTCTATATGTataagttttttttttttttttttcttaattatATACTTTTAACATTTTACAAACATACCCCctctataaatataaaaacataattaataaattgtAAATGATcattttacatattatatatatatatatatatatatatatatatatttagataTATGCGGgcattatattattattcttttaagGTTTAAATACctccaaaaaaaaaatgactGTCCTTGCTCAAACTTTGTCCAGTCTCAACAACCCTATTTTCTTGAGTTTTctccatattttttttatacaaagataatgtaaaaaattaaataaatatattggAATAAATAATTAGCAATCTTagtatttttaattaaaatgtGTAAGTTAAAATGTTTACCTTAAAACGATatgttaaatataaaaaaaaaaaaacacaaaaagaaaaatgtcATGTATATATGAGAAAATAACCATAATTcatatatctatatatatatatatatatctatatatataaatatatatctatatatatatatcaatttTGAATTATACACATTTCATTAAAATAAAGTATAACAAATCTGTAACATCTTGTATGTAcagtttttttttttttaagagAAATATgatgtaaatatttatacaataagcaaaaaagaaaagttaattttaaacatatatgGGAATAATATATNNNNNNNNNNNNNNNNNNNNNNNNNNNNNNNNNNNNNNNNNNNNNNNNNNNNNNNNNNNNNNNNNNNNNNNNNNNNNNNNNNNNNNNNNNNNNNNNNNNNatatatataaattcttcagatattttccattttatccttttcaattatgttatttttttttattaagcaatttaaattatggtaatatatattatataaaattattttttcattatatatatatatatatatatattatatagacaccttatttattatacctatatatggatatattcgttgaaatatattttttatatattattattatttttttttcttcttttattcgttttaaagaagaaatatattaaaaacacaacaaaaaaagaagcaaaaaaaaaaaaaaaaaagaaaaatatatatacatacatatatatttatatatatatacatacatatatatttatatatatatacatacatatatatatatatatatatatatatatatattaaaaatggcatattatatattatatatgcatatttttattttcacacatttgaattatcatattggtcatattttcttctttttgTTAACAAATCATCGTCAAGTAATGAGTCatttattttccttttaccttttttatcataatttttatttttttccctttCTTTATTACTATAATTAGACCAGTAACTATTTCCTGTATAAGCTCGACTAAAACTAAATTCGTTGTCCACTGGATTATTCCAAATtgtatttttcttatacttatttttatttaa
The genomic region above belongs to Plasmodium reichenowi strain SY57 chromosome 13, whole genome shotgun sequence and contains:
- a CDS encoding putative membrane protein (conserved Plasmodium membrane protein, unknown function), with translation MEKTQENRVVETGQSLSKDSHFFFGEGGTIVRLLIIVVDIIMLINLLVDINISCGGYLRLWVIGALLLSFFLFSFIERIQRHLKENKGFFSEIVLMLICFLWTFFGTIQINKSGACQKNAPNIFWTVFTLVTIIWCSIIGLILSLMIITIGSFFIVRSKLAKI